From one Bacillus sp. FJAT-42376 genomic stretch:
- the mltG gene encoding endolytic transglycosylase MltG, with translation MKQKDHQSIHKTLLERQEEAKSIRKIVLRIVLAAAIVLAAAAIAGVIYIQNALSPVDSSDQKQIKISIPLGSSVSGIAAELKDAGIIKDARVFKYYVKFKNETNFQAGDYLLSKSMTMDDMIELLKTGKLSEDVAIQFTVPEGHQMAQIAAVIENNTEYTKEDVLKRLQDPKFIELMKKKYPDTITDEIDKKTVKYKLEGYLYPATYPFEDPKTSLDTILEKMISETDARIKPYLPQMKEKKWSVHYFLTMSSIIEEEATGQVDRQKIASVFFNRLKAGMPLQTDPTVLYALGGHKDRVTYKDLKVSSPYNTYKNKGLPPGPIANSGTVSMEAALQPDNTDYLYFLAAPDGTVYYSRTLKEHNQLKEKHITGPREKS, from the coding sequence ATGAAACAAAAAGATCATCAATCCATACATAAAACATTGCTTGAACGGCAGGAAGAAGCAAAATCGATTCGGAAAATAGTATTGCGAATTGTCCTTGCAGCGGCCATTGTTCTGGCAGCAGCCGCAATAGCAGGTGTTATATATATTCAAAATGCATTGAGTCCTGTAGATTCCTCTGATCAAAAGCAAATTAAAATTTCGATTCCTTTAGGGTCATCTGTATCAGGAATCGCAGCGGAATTGAAGGACGCAGGAATTATTAAAGATGCCAGGGTGTTCAAATATTATGTAAAATTTAAAAACGAAACAAATTTTCAAGCCGGAGACTATTTATTGAGTAAATCCATGACGATGGATGACATGATTGAACTTCTGAAAACAGGAAAGCTCTCTGAGGATGTTGCCATTCAGTTTACTGTGCCGGAGGGCCATCAAATGGCCCAAATTGCAGCGGTCATCGAAAACAACACGGAATATACAAAGGAAGATGTTTTAAAACGGCTGCAGGATCCGAAATTTATTGAATTGATGAAAAAGAAATATCCGGATACGATCACGGATGAAATTGATAAAAAGACAGTAAAATATAAGCTCGAAGGATATCTATACCCGGCTACTTATCCGTTCGAGGATCCTAAAACATCTCTGGATACCATCCTTGAAAAGATGATCAGTGAGACAGACGCAAGAATTAAGCCTTACCTGCCTCAAATGAAAGAGAAAAAGTGGAGCGTACATTATTTCCTGACCATGTCGTCTATCATTGAAGAGGAAGCCACCGGACAGGTGGACCGGCAGAAAATAGCCAGTGTCTTTTTCAACAGATTAAAAGCAGGCATGCCGCTTCAGACCGATCCAACCGTTTTATATGCGCTTGGCGGCCATAAAGACCGTGTCACGTATAAAGACTTAAAAGTATCGTCTCCGTATAATACCTACAAAAATAAGGGTCTTCCTCCGGGACCGATCGCAAACAGCGGAACCGTTTCAATGGAAGCCGCCCTGCAGCCGGATAACACAGATTACTTGTACTTCCTGGCTGCCCCGGATGGAACGGTTTATTATTCCCGGACGCTCAAAGAGCATAATCAGCTGAAAGAAAAACATATAACCGGACCGAGAGAAAAATCATAG
- a CDS encoding O-methyltransferase encodes MFVLDQKLHTYMESLIPARPLPIQEMESYAREHGVPIMEAAGMEVLLQFLRIHSPHRILEIGTAIGYSAIRMATAVPKASIISIERDQERYNQALVRIEQMGLSSRIHVHYGDALDLSDPIQSEGPFDALFIDAAKGQYQRFFELYAPMLSHKGIIITDNILFKGLVAEEQDQIENKRKRSLVKKIAGYNGWLMSHPDYDTCIIPVGDGIAVSIKRGEQK; translated from the coding sequence ATATTCGTGCTTGACCAAAAGCTCCATACTTACATGGAAAGCTTGATACCCGCTCGACCCCTTCCAATTCAGGAAATGGAGAGCTATGCCCGCGAACATGGAGTTCCTATTATGGAAGCGGCTGGAATGGAAGTATTGCTTCAATTTCTCCGGATTCATTCTCCCCATCGTATACTTGAAATTGGAACTGCCATTGGCTACTCTGCCATCCGCATGGCAACTGCTGTTCCGAAAGCCTCTATCATCAGTATAGAAAGAGACCAAGAGAGATACAATCAGGCACTTGTGCGCATTGAACAGATGGGGCTGAGCAGCAGAATTCATGTTCACTATGGCGATGCACTCGACCTTTCGGATCCCATTCAAAGTGAAGGCCCGTTTGATGCCTTATTTATTGATGCAGCGAAGGGTCAATATCAGCGCTTTTTTGAACTATATGCGCCCATGCTCTCTCATAAAGGGATCATCATTACCGATAACATTTTATTCAAAGGTCTTGTTGCAGAAGAACAGGATCAAATAGAAAATAAGCGAAAACGCAGTCTCGTAAAAAAAATAGCAGGCTATAACGGCTGGCTCATGTCTCATCCAGATTATGATACATGCATCATTCCGGTCGGCGACGGCATTGCCGTAAGCATTAAAAGAGGTGAGCAAAAATGA